The Allochromatium tepidum genome has a window encoding:
- a CDS encoding class I SAM-dependent methyltransferase produces the protein MLTPEQLAGLRRDIRFSAQLGGRTLEFRSTWGLFSPREIDEGTRLLLDHLHIEPSDDCLDLGCGYGPIGLTLAALAPQGRTLLVDKDFVAVDYANRNARLNRLDNAEARLSNGFDQIEPERRFDLIASNVPAKVGKELLAILLHDAHARLRPGGRLYLVTINGLRQYMERNLTEVFGNYDKLKQGAHYTVALAQRA, from the coding sequence ATGCTCACTCCCGAACAACTCGCCGGTCTGCGCCGCGACATCCGGTTCTCGGCCCAACTCGGCGGCCGCACCCTCGAATTCCGCAGTACCTGGGGTCTGTTCTCGCCGCGCGAGATCGACGAGGGTACGCGCTTGCTGCTCGATCATCTGCACATCGAGCCGAGCGACGACTGTCTGGATCTCGGCTGCGGCTATGGTCCGATCGGCCTGACCCTGGCGGCGCTGGCCCCCCAGGGTCGCACGCTCCTGGTCGACAAGGACTTCGTCGCCGTCGACTATGCCAACCGTAACGCCCGACTCAACCGGCTCGACAACGCCGAGGCACGGCTGAGCAACGGCTTCGACCAGATCGAGCCGGAACGCCGCTTCGACCTGATCGCGAGCAACGTCCCGGCCAAGGTCGGCAAGGAACTGCTGGCGATCCTGCTGCACGACGCCCACGCCCGCCTGCGTCCCGGCGGTCGGCTCTATCTGGTCACGATCAACGGACTGCGCCAGTACATGGAGCGCAATCTCACCGAGGTCTTCGGCAACTACGACAAGCTCAAGCAGGGCGCGCACTACACCGTGGCTCTCGCCCAGCGCGCGTAA
- a CDS encoding peroxiredoxin, with protein MLQPGDRAPDFALPNADMEPVSLASLSGRRHCVIYFYPKDDTPGCTMEALEFTDLQAEFEAADTEILGISRDSCARHGAFRDKYGLSIHLLSDSDGEVCEAYGVWREKEAHGEKRLGILRSTFVVDKSGVVRHALYDVKPKGHAAQVLDLVRAL; from the coding sequence ATGCTGCAACCCGGCGATCGCGCCCCGGATTTCGCCCTGCCCAACGCCGACATGGAGCCGGTGAGTCTCGCCTCGCTCAGCGGGCGGCGTCATTGCGTGATCTATTTCTATCCCAAGGACGACACGCCCGGTTGCACCATGGAAGCGCTCGAATTCACCGACCTGCAAGCCGAGTTCGAGGCCGCCGACACCGAGATCCTCGGCATCAGCCGCGACAGTTGCGCCCGCCACGGCGCCTTCCGCGACAAATACGGACTCTCCATCCATCTGCTCTCCGACAGCGACGGCGAGGTCTGCGAAGCCTATGGCGTCTGGCGCGAGAAGGAAGCGCACGGCGAGAAGCGGCTCGGCATCCTGCGCTCGACCTTCGTCGTCGACAAATCCGGCGTCGTCCGGCACGCGCTCTACGACGTCAAGCCCAAGGGCCACGCCGCCCAGGTGCTCGACCTGGTGCGCGCGCTCTGA
- a CDS encoding ATP-binding protein, with translation MSPARASGVKLRAYILLFLLIFGLMPLILAALINLPLVLDRTALFYQRAYLQNLRADFRDLDQHLASRHEMIRFLAKLPEPGLILGARGESDQIDPARARYTTWINQILADQHDVIQILFVDAEGQERFWLVRDAHTQEWRPTAQPPQVPNRQFIDAGLRSQAGAVMVSRIRVDARTGVDDPRRLMTLNLVSRIGGEHGDPEPGVVVLTIDVGGLAQFYRNTLWVNHDGSYLRPGRPAGGQPEAFETFPGLAAIFAEGKLALWKGGQGRQMLWVPMFLTEDGFPLWVGRVVDPSPLDAFRNELIVRVLTIIAVLVLAVMGLARWIAARVEHFGHELLGGIQRILHDGQPLRFSWTGPRELRELGERLTELAATHAEHLRAARAHTRELEQSNRYKSQFLANVSHELRTPLNSILLLSKMLGAEGNGLSPIQRRQAQVIHEAGRDLRALIDDILDISRIESGRLSLNPEPVELRPMLEDLIELFSPQLADKSVELSLLMEPGAPESIRTDRDKLRQILKNFLANAIKFTERGEVRVEVGTRAESVRPLVLSVLDTGIGIPPDKQEIIFEAFQQADGSTRRRYGGTGLGLAISRELATLLGGVIEVESTPGVGSRFSLLLPLSLSPDAESPAPEIRPESVPVASGPLDAVDGDAGEVEVNSESLSEPGAPWVLIIERDVRTLVRLTSELSRRGLRVQTAADLDEALETLREEGEGCALVLLAAQVSTETTCDTIQALLAETLGPHPAVAVMGTPESDPRLDDCLVGGAVARLDKPVESEALTALLVQVLGRAASEPLEPLSDEHGRASARRQATERT, from the coding sequence ATGTCCCCGGCCCGCGCGTCCGGCGTCAAACTGCGCGCCTATATCCTGCTGTTCCTGCTGATCTTCGGCCTGATGCCGCTGATCCTGGCCGCGCTCATCAATCTGCCGCTGGTGCTCGATCGCACCGCGCTCTTCTATCAGCGCGCCTACTTGCAGAATCTGCGCGCGGACTTCCGCGATCTCGACCAGCATCTGGCCAGCCGTCACGAGATGATCCGCTTCCTGGCCAAACTGCCCGAGCCTGGACTGATCCTGGGCGCGCGAGGGGAATCGGATCAGATCGATCCGGCGCGCGCGCGCTATACCACCTGGATCAACCAGATCCTGGCCGATCAGCACGACGTCATCCAGATCCTGTTCGTCGACGCCGAGGGGCAGGAGCGCTTCTGGCTGGTGCGTGACGCGCACACCCAGGAATGGCGCCCGACCGCCCAGCCGCCCCAGGTTCCGAACCGTCAGTTCATCGATGCCGGGTTGCGGAGTCAGGCCGGCGCGGTCATGGTCAGCCGCATCCGCGTCGACGCCCGCACCGGAGTCGATGATCCGCGCCGGCTCATGACCCTCAATCTGGTCAGCCGGATCGGCGGCGAGCATGGCGACCCGGAGCCGGGCGTGGTGGTGTTGACCATCGATGTCGGCGGGTTGGCGCAGTTCTACCGCAACACGCTCTGGGTCAATCACGACGGCAGCTATCTGCGCCCCGGCCGGCCGGCCGGCGGTCAGCCGGAAGCCTTCGAGACCTTTCCGGGACTGGCGGCGATCTTCGCCGAGGGCAAGCTGGCGCTGTGGAAGGGCGGTCAGGGGCGGCAGATGCTGTGGGTGCCCATGTTCCTGACCGAGGACGGCTTTCCGCTCTGGGTCGGGCGCGTGGTCGATCCCTCGCCGCTGGATGCCTTCCGCAACGAGCTGATCGTGCGGGTGCTGACCATCATCGCCGTGCTGGTGCTGGCGGTGATGGGGCTGGCGCGCTGGATCGCGGCGCGCGTCGAGCACTTCGGGCACGAGCTGCTCGGTGGTATCCAGCGCATCCTGCACGACGGGCAACCGTTGCGTTTCAGTTGGACCGGGCCGCGCGAACTCCGTGAACTCGGCGAACGACTCACCGAGCTGGCCGCGACCCATGCCGAGCATCTGCGCGCGGCGCGTGCCCATACGCGCGAGCTGGAACAGTCCAACCGCTACAAGTCGCAGTTCCTGGCCAATGTCAGCCATGAACTGCGCACGCCGCTCAATTCCATCCTGCTGCTGTCGAAGATGCTCGGTGCCGAGGGCAATGGTCTGAGTCCGATCCAGCGCCGTCAGGCCCAGGTCATCCACGAGGCCGGACGCGATCTGCGGGCGCTGATCGACGACATCCTCGACATCTCGCGCATCGAGTCCGGACGGCTCAGCCTGAATCCGGAGCCGGTCGAGCTGCGGCCGATGCTGGAGGATCTGATCGAACTCTTCAGTCCGCAGCTCGCCGACAAATCGGTCGAGCTGAGTCTACTTATGGAGCCGGGCGCGCCCGAGTCGATCCGGACCGATCGTGACAAACTGCGCCAGATCCTCAAGAACTTTCTCGCCAATGCCATCAAGTTCACCGAGCGCGGCGAGGTGCGGGTCGAGGTCGGCACGCGCGCGGAGTCGGTCCGGCCGCTGGTGCTGAGCGTGCTCGACACCGGCATCGGCATCCCGCCCGACAAGCAGGAGATCATCTTCGAGGCCTTCCAGCAGGCCGACGGCTCGACGCGCCGCCGCTATGGCGGCACCGGGCTGGGTCTGGCGATCAGTCGCGAGCTGGCGACCCTGCTCGGCGGCGTCATCGAGGTCGAGAGTACGCCCGGAGTCGGCTCGCGCTTTTCGCTGCTGTTGCCGCTGTCGCTATCGCCGGACGCTGAGAGCCCGGCGCCTGAGATTCGGCCTGAATCTGTGCCGGTGGCTTCCGGGCCGCTCGACGCGGTCGATGGGGACGCCGGTGAGGTGGAGGTCAACTCCGAGTCCTTGTCCGAGCCGGGCGCGCCCTGGGTGCTCATCATCGAGCGAGACGTCAGGACACTGGTTCGGCTCACCTCGGAGCTGTCGCGACGCGGTCTGCGCGTCCAGACCGCCGCCGATCTCGACGAGGCGCTGGAGACGCTGCGCGAGGAGGGCGAGGGTTGCGCCCTGGTGCTGCTGGCCGCTCAGGTGTCGACCGAGACGACCTGTGATACGATCCAGGCCCTTCTGGCCGAGACCCTGGGGCCGCATCCGGCGGTGGCGGTCATGGGGACGCCGGAGTCCGACCCGCGACTCGATGACTGTCTCGTCGGCGGCGCCGTCGCCCGCTTGGACAAGCCGGTCGAATCCGAGGCGCTCACGGCGCTGCTGGTGCAGGTGCTGGGGCGAGCGGCGTCCGAACCCCTAGAGCCGCTGAGCGATGAACACGGCCGGGCATCCGCCCGTCGTCAGGCAACGGAGAGGACATGA